GGTACTAATTCTCCGACTACGTTATTCGTTCTCGTCGCTCTATTCCATTTTTGCTTGAGTATCTTGTTTTCGTAGATTCGACGATTCAATTAGTGCACGATCCTTTATGTATCTGTGTTGATCTCGTTCGCAGAGCTGCTGTGCGGTAATGGCTACTCTCGACAAGGAACTTTTGTTATTGATTCTTCAATATCTCGGTGAAGAGAAATACAAGGAAACTGTTCACAGGTCCTTCCTTTTCCGCTAAATCTTTTTTTTTTTTTCAAATTGCGAATTGAGAATCCTGATTAAAATCCTTGATAATGTTGAAATAAACCATAGATTGGAATCGGAGTCTGGCTGTTACTTCAACATGCTTTACTTTGAGGAACTGGTGACTCAAGGCAAGTGGGACGAAATGGAGAAGTATCTCTTTGGGTTCACCAAGATTGAGGATAACCAACAGTCCATGAAAATCTTCTTTGAAATCCGAAAGCATAAGTATCTCGAAGCGTTAGATAAGTAAGTATAAAGCTTCATATCTTGAATAGTTTTAGCTAAGCTAAGTGGTGGTTATGTGTCTCAATTGTACTTTTTTTCTATTTAATCTGCAGGCGTGATCATGCTAAAGCTGTGGACATATTACGAAAGGATCTGAGGTTTTATGCACCTTTTTCTGAAGGTCTCTTCAAGGAAATGGCCCTGCTTTTGACACTAGATGACTTTAGGTTCTCATAATGTGGACCCTTGCAACATTTTTTTCCGGTTATATAGATTATTTATCATTCAGTGTTACATCAACTTTCAGAGAAAATCCGAAACTCTCCATGTACAAGAAGGACACAGAGTCAGAAAGAGGCGTTCTGTTTCGTGACTTAGAGAAACTGATAAAAGATAATCCACTTTTCCGCGACAAACTCGAGTTTCCTGCTATCAAGACTTCAAGGTTGCGTACTCTAATCAACCACAGGTGCTTGAGACTTGTTATTTTATTCAGTGTAAACACACAATTTTCTCAAATGATTAAAACTTGGGATTTACTCGATTTCTTCATAGTTTAAACTGGCAGCACAAACTATGTAAGAATGCTAGGCCAAAGCCTGAATTCGAAACTCTGTTTGTGGACCATATATGCAACCAACCAATTGCTGCGCGAGCTGCATCCCCTGCTATAAGTCATCCCAATATTGCAGCTGAAGTGTTGTCACCTCACGGTGTAAGTGCCGAATGATTATGTTCTCTCTATGGAAATAGGTTTGTTTTACGCTCAAGTGTCGCCACATGTTTTCTTGACAACTGTTTCAGCCTGCTCCTGGTGCAACAATCCCAGCTGCTCCTGGTGCTCCTGTCAGGCGTCGTCGTTCTGCATCTTCAAGTGCTGGTTGTCTGTTTATTCTGAATGCTCTGTCTTATCATGAGTTTTGAAATCCGTTTCATTTGAATAATTTTGTTTTAACTTGAAACATTGTGTTAGCTGCTATCTTAATGGGCCCTCAGACTCCTTCCGGTCATATGGAAAATCAAACTGCTGATTCTAACAATCCTTTGAAGAGGCCAAGGCCGTGTGAAACCTCACAGGAGGTACTTATGAATAAAACTAATCTCTGTTATGTATCCGAGAGTTGATATAATCTTTAGAGAGAACTGGGATTTTCAATTTTAGGTTTTCTACTTGTCAAAAATGTGGTAGAAGAGCTTAAGAGATATCTTTTCCATTCAAAGCATTCTTTTCACAGGTGGTTTGTAATGATTTTTTTTCAGGTGGGTAATATTTTGCCAGTTTCATATTCTGGCCATCCCCATGGACATAATACATTATCACCTGATGACTTGCCCAAGGTAGTTGCTACAACTCTTCCTCAGGGTTCACCCGTCACCAGCATGGAGTTCCATCCAGTTCAGCAAATTTTACTACTGGGTATGTCCTATAAAACCGTACTCTCAAACGTGCAGATTCTGTAATGTCATCTCTTGCTTTTTGGTTTTTATTTTTATCGATTAAGGGTACTGAGATATATGTTGTCAGTTGGTACAATTGGTGGTGATGTTTTCCTGTGGGACGTGGGTGCTCGTAAAAAGATTTCAGAGAAGTGTTTTGATGTCTGGAAGCTTGATGCATGTTCAAAGGAATTGCAGGTTTACCTCTCACCTTTTGGATATATTCTCTTACTTTCTGGAAGCTTGATGCATGTTTTAATTCTTTTGAATTTGTGGACAGGAATCTTTGAATACTGACAAGACGGCATCAGTAAACCATGTGGCATGGAGTCCTGATGGAACTCTATTTGGTATATGCCAACTGTTCTCCAGCAATTTATTATCTTCATGAGACTTTGTGATTAAATTGTTAAGTTTATTCGCTGAATAGAAACCGTCTTAACACTGGAAAAAAATTGACATTGTTTTAATATGTCCTTTCAGGCGTGGCATACTCAAAAAACATCGTGCATATCTATTCCTTTTGTCGAGACAATGCCGTAATAAGTCATCTGGAGGTTCATTTTACCAGCTATTCTTTCATTAATATCACTCACTTTAGCCTGCCATATGTTCCAGATTGGTTATACATTTTGGTTTTACTCTTTCCTCTGATTCCAGATTGAAGCTCATAGAGGAAGTGTCAACCATATTGCCTTTTCATATCCTAACGAACAACTATATGTTGTTACTTGTGGCGATGACAGGCTCATTAAGGTTTGTGTTTCCGAATTCCAGACTATTTATGTTCTGTTGTCACGTTAATGGTTGGGCATGACTTACATGAACTAAAACAATCCAAAGGTTTGGGATGCTGCTACTGGGGCTACACGGTTTACTTTTGAGGGTGATGAAGCTCCTGTGTTCTCTGTTTGCCCTCACCAAAAGGAAAATATTCAGGTATTAAGAATTGTTTCTTTTGTTGTTGTTGGAACGTACAACCAGTCTCATACGGTTGCCATGATTCATTTGTCTGTCATGACACCGAGTACCTTTGGATTACAATTGTTGACTGACTGACTGAATGTAGTGTATATACAGTTTGTATTCTCAGCAGCAACTGATGGAAAAGTAAGAACTTGGTTGTATGATGAGTTGGGTGCGAGAGGTACCTATGACGCACCTGGCCATTCTTTGATAAGAATGGCATACAGCAGTGATGGAACAAGGTTCATTCAACTTTCTCAATTTTTTACAAGCATTTCTTAAAGCCTTGACTGTGCTATCTTTTCCTTCCAAATTTTAAAACAATAACATGCTACAGGTTGTTTTCCTGTGGTACAAACAAAGAAGGAGAGTCATTCTTAGTCGAGTGGGATGAAAGTGAAGGCTCAATACAAAGAACATACGACGGCCTTGGACAACGTGCTGCAGGGATTGTACAATTTGACACAACCAAAAATAGATTCTTAGCTGCTGGCGATGAGTCGACCGTAAAAATTTGGGACATGAACAACACAAATATTTTGACAAATATTCATGCAGATGGTGGCTTACCGGTAATATTACCTAATGATTGTGGCCTCTAGCTATTTCTACTACTTCGCAGCTAATTACTTGAGGCAAACCTGCAGGCTTCTCCTTGTGTAAGATTTAACAGGGAAGGAATACTTTTAGCTGTCTCAACCAGTGACAATGGTGTTAAAATTCTCGCTACTGATGATGGATTTAGGTTGCTGAGAACAGCAGAAAATCGCTCGCTTGCCTTTAAGGTATAGTTTATTGGATACTACTATCTCTGTGAAAAATGTTCGAAATTTGTGAACACATTCTCGTTTGCAGGTTCCCGGAGGTGGTGGTTTTGGTTCTTCAAGTGCAAATGCAGGAATAACTATGGCAGATCAATCTACATCTTTTTCAGCTACGAAGGTGAATTAAAGTCTGAATTTGAATGTGTATCCGTGTAGTATGCCGAATATATAGTGTATGACTAAACAGTTTCTGTTATTCAGAAAAACGAAGTGCGAACTCTGGCTGATGGAAAGCCCAGAACCTCTAATTTTTCAACTGAATTATCTACATCCTGGAAAGTTACAGAGATTACAGAGCCATCTCAGTGCTACTCCTTGAGGCTCCCTGACAATGTGACAGTCAAGAAGGTACTATTATAGTTTTAGATGTTTATCTTCCAAAGTCAACATTTACAAGTGAAGAAGTTATAATCTTGTTACCTGAGTTAGATATATCTTGTAGTGACTGAGGCTGTTATTTGTTATGTAGCCTGCGGATGATCAGTGCTTACTCATGTTTTCATTGGTGGGAGTTTCAGGTTTCCAGATTAATATACACAAATTCTGGATCTGGAGTATTAGCCTTGGCATCTAATGCAGAGCACAAGTTGTGGAAATGGCAGAATAGCGATCCTAATTTAGATGGAAAAGTATCCTTGGCTCCTTTTTTTAGTAGTTTCCTTGTACATTGTTAGGTGTGACTTGCATATTTGTTGTTTCTTTCTTATAGACTTTATATATTTGCTTATATAGGCAACGGCTAATGCAGCACATCCAGTATTATGGAAACCTAAAAGTGGGATTATGATGATTAATGAGAAAAGTGATAAAAACCCGGAACAGGCTATTCCCTGTCTTGCTCTCTCAAACAATGACGCCTACCTTGTGTCAGCTTCCGGGGGGAAAATCTCTTTGTTCAACATGGCGACCTTCAAGGTGACTACCCGTATCTTCCTAGAAAAAAGTTGAAATCACCACTGCAGCGTTCTGATAATTTGTAATAATGAAAGGTAGATTTGAAAAAGTTCCATGCTCTGATATGCTCTGTTTTATCTTTTAACCTATAGTGTATGGCGACGTGCATGCCTCCACCGCCTGCAGCAACATTTCTTGCGTTTCATCCTTCAGAAAATAACATCATTGGCATTGGCTTCGAGGATTCATCTATCCAAATCTACAATCTTAGGACTAGTGAGGTATTGCCTGGAATGAAATTATGATGGTTAGTTTCTGGTGGTAAAAGTCCTGAATATATAATGACGCTCTTGCTAGGTGGGAGCCATATTGAAAGGTCATCGGAACAGAATAACAGGGCTTGCTTTCTCACTGGCTCTGAACATTCTAGTTTCTTCGGGTGCTGATTCACAGGTAAGAATAATGTTGTTGTGAGTTTGGTTCATAAGTTAGTTAAACACTAGTAACTTGCTTACATATTTGGGGTCTGTAGCTGTGCGTTTGGGGCATGGCTGGATGGCAGAAGCGAAGTAGTATGTATTTGAAAGCTTCAAAAGGAAGATCAATGCCGGCTGCCTCAGATACTCGCGTGCAGTTCCATCAAAATGAGATTCATCTGTTGGTGGTCAATGAAACGCAAATAGCCATTTACGATGCTCAAAAACTTGATTGCTTGAAACTGTGGTTTCGATGGGAAGCCACTAGTCCAATTACATCAGGTACATATTCAGGTGATAGCCAGTCAATCTTCGTGAGCTCTGAAGACGGTACTGTCTATGTCTTCACTGCGTCAAATCTCAGACTGAGATGTCGGATTAATCCAACAGCTTACTTGCCTTCGGACCCAAGGTAACTCTTATGCCTTAAGTCTCAAATATTATTAGCTTCTGGCGTATGTATTGAAGAAATGTGTGTGGTCTTTGCAGCTCAAGAGTATATCCGCTAGTGATTGCAGCTCATCCATCGGAGAGTAACCAGTTCGGAGTAGGGCTCAGTAATGGTCATGTCTATGCGGTTGAACCATCGGAATCAGAAGGAACGTGGGGAACCTCGCCTCCAGGCTCCACTGACAACTTTAAAAGTTTTGCATAGTCTTTTGCTTTGTATAGATAGGCGTTTTGTCTTTTTGATTTTAACTCAAAAGATCTCAGACCTTAGAGGTATAATTGAATATAATACAACCCCCCCCCCCCATGTAATTCCCTCATAGCATCACAAAACTGAATATTTCTGCCTTCTTAGGCACTGATATGTTGATTCCTTCATGTATTACCATATAAATCTGATGGCATATTCTTTTGTTAACAATAACACTGCACAACTGGAAAAAAAAACAACTGTTCTCTTGCTTCCTTCTCTTAAACAACGGTTCGGGAACTTTGTCCGATACCCGGAGCCGCACCCGAACCGAAATCCGAATCGAAGTAGCAAAATACCCGAACGGGTATTAAGTTAAGTTAGGAGAGATTGGATATCCGAACCCAAACGGGTAATATCTGAACTCGAATGGATATCCGAAGATAACCGAACATATATATACTTACCCTTATATTTCTATTTTACATCTCTTATTTTTTTTAAATATTTATATTGATGTTACACATACTTTAAAATCATAAGTATATATATAATTATGGAGAAAATGATTTGATATTCATTTAAAATGCATGTCAAACTTTTTTGTTTCATGTATTAACAAAAGTTACATTCAAAGTTTAAAAACAATACCCAAATTAATATCTATTTGTTTTTGAAATATTATTTTCAAACCTATTAATCATTCAATTTATAAAAAATAAAAAAAAAATCAGTTAAGTCAAATCTATATTTTTAAATACAAGAAACTTAAAAAATGAAAATTTTTTTTTTTTCTTTTAAAATCTAAATATCCGAACCCGATTCAAAATAACCGAACCCGAACTAAAAATACCCGAACCCAATCCGAAGTACAGAAATACCCTAACGGGTTCTCTATCCCTATACCGAAATACCCGATCCGAATCCGAACAGGTATATACGCGAACGGCCACCCCTGCTCAGGACTCAATAAAGCCCAATATTAGGGACAGCGTTATGGGCCCATTATGTTCAGGCCCACTAATTTTAGGCCAACTTAAAGGGAGCGATGAATATTTACGTAGTTCTATGGAAGTGAAAAATCCATTGTTCCGTCTTGGTTGAATTAGAATGGGAGAAGTGGCTGCTCAGATTCCGACGAGGTTCGGCCACGAGCTCAGGGCTTGTCTTCGATGCCGCCGTGTCAAAATCTACGATCAGGTATCGTGGATTCTCTCTCTCTCTCTTTCTCGCTTTGGTTTGCGTGTTTCTTTCGTTTTGTAATCTGGTTTCTACAACAGATTAGGGATTCTGGGTGCGAGAATTGTCATTTCTTCAAGCTAGACGAGGTTCCTGAGCGTATCGTCGATGTTACCACCCTTAACTTCAACGGGTATGACCTAATTTACCATCCTTAATTTTGAATTTACTGGCACTGTTCATAAAGTCTATACTTACTGATTAGATACTATTGTTAATTCCTCATTGATAAGCGAGCTATCTTATAATGTCACTCTACCACTATAAGCAACCTAACTTATCGTATCCTGCTTATAATTTTGTTCCCAACGATTCCGCGCGCATTGGCAGTTAATTTACTTTTCCACTCTCAATAAATAGCAGATCGTCACCCACAACAGCAGCCGAAGAGGAA
The DNA window shown above is from Brassica oleracea var. oleracea cultivar TO1000 chromosome C3, BOL, whole genome shotgun sequence and carries:
- the LOC106331841 gene encoding topless-related protein 4-like yields the protein MATLDKELLLLILQYLGEEKYKETVHRLESESGCYFNMLYFEELVTQGKWDEMEKYLFGFTKIEDNQQSMKIFFEIRKHKYLEALDKRDHAKAVDILRKDLRFYAPFSEGLFKEMALLLTLDDFRENPKLSMYKKDTESERGVLFRDLEKLIKDNPLFRDKLEFPAIKTSRLRTLINHSLNWQHKLCKNARPKPEFETLFVDHICNQPIAARAASPAISHPNIAAEVLSPHGPAPGATIPAAPGAPVRRRRSASSSAAAILMGPQTPSGHMENQTADSNNPLKRPRPCETSQEVGNILPVSYSGHPHGHNTLSPDDLPKVVATTLPQGSPVTSMEFHPVQQILLLVGTIGGDVFLWDVGARKKISEKCFDVWKLDACSKELQESLNTDKTASVNHVAWSPDGTLFGVAYSKNIVHIYSFCRDNAVISHLEIEAHRGSVNHIAFSYPNEQLYVVTCGDDRLIKVWDAATGATRFTFEGDEAPVFSVCPHQKENIQFVFSAATDGKVRTWLYDELGARGTYDAPGHSLIRMAYSSDGTRLFSCGTNKEGESFLVEWDESEGSIQRTYDGLGQRAAGIVQFDTTKNRFLAAGDESTVKIWDMNNTNILTNIHADGGLPASPCVRFNREGILLAVSTSDNGVKILATDDGFRLLRTAENRSLAFKVPGGGGFGSSSANAGITMADQSTSFSATKKNEVRTLADGKPRTSNFSTELSTSWKVTEITEPSQCYSLRLPDNVTVKKVSRLIYTNSGSGVLALASNAEHKLWKWQNSDPNLDGKATANAAHPVLWKPKSGIMMINEKSDKNPEQAIPCLALSNNDAYLVSASGGKISLFNMATFKCMATCMPPPPAATFLAFHPSENNIIGIGFEDSSIQIYNLRTSEVGAILKGHRNRITGLAFSLALNILVSSGADSQLCVWGMAGWQKRSSMYLKASKGRSMPAASDTRVQFHQNEIHLLVVNETQIAIYDAQKLDCLKLWFRWEATSPITSGTYSGDSQSIFVSSEDGTVYVFTASNLRLRCRINPTAYLPSDPSSRVYPLVIAAHPSESNQFGVGLSNGHVYAVEPSESEGTWGTSPPGSTDNFKSFA